tctctttcctcgtagctcgtcacatttaatagagcgcatctccacttatccgtattccattgccttccatttttttgtattgtctaggtcaatcaattatctttcgcatgatttaccattttttgaaatgtttattacgtcatcatgtgcaaaagcgtcagtaactttggtcacttattttcacctattctgcactgtatgtagtacctatacagtatatagcgtataccgtatatacttataCGTGACGCAAAGTAGAGAGCGCActaaatttttttcaatggcataatcgtttttctgcgcgcaaaaTTCTGACGTGTGGCGTGCGCGTGGATTTTTcgatgcggataacctaactcgtccgtagtgacgagttcaaatctagttaacaatgtttttagtttaaaaaaactatgttggtcggttggttggtcggtaaacactaacttgagctcGCGACTGCATCCATATAATATGGCCTTGCTCTTTTGGCTGTCACTATCATTGAATATAATGGTCAGGTCAAAACAATCCTTCCTCTATGGTAAATTATtagaaaatttaatattattattattagaaaatttgtttaatttcggattatatttttgtttggtaCAGCAGGCCACAGAATTTACATTTAATtccacaaaatgtttactactgattgatttcttgaattattaaatagaatgtcaataaaaaaaaggcatcatttaatgaagaaagaacaattataatatattgtttcgTCAACTTGTAGTTGTGCAACATGCTTTTAGTTTATGATAAACAGGAACGAGCAATTGTACGaacattttgattgaaatatatatttatacttggtaacctcttcagtcaaagactggtctcccagagggcccagttggtgatcagtggctgtgatgtactaatacaccggggtacagtaaccccctacttgtctcgaaagatgtactaggttctttaaagtgcacacgagctagatgtgtacactggacctacggtttatagtccttatccgagaagactcgttctaccaccagaaccatggagtgagtgagcctcgaacccctgccgatgttatggctacgtaattacggttccactgtcttaaccgctcggccactcactcactcgaTGGCATCACGTACGCGTGATCGTCTGGTTATTACGGTCGTTGCTCTTCTCAGACGATCTGGAAAGTTCTACTCTTACTGCTTTGAGATTTTATCAAAGCAAAACAATCAAATAAATTACCTGTTACTATCGCACCTGAACCCCAATAAAGCTGTTACACATGACATTTGACAAGTCACATTATTAGTGAGCcattctaggcctagtttaggcCCATATACGGCAAGTGCTGATTTATTAATCATCAATGATCATTACTTGACCATAGTTAGGCAGCTGAAGTCATAGGTTGCTAGGCAAGCCGGCCACTGGTAGTCTTGTGGTTGGTTGCAAAACAGAAACGATCAGACACATACGCACGATGGGGTCAAATTTTTTTCCAATGTCTCCAAAGACATTTAGTTATATAAACAAGTTATCTCagtttgaattttttttattagttttatttagTTGAGCTGGTCCGAAATGAACTATTAaccgtatttattcaaatacCCCCACTTCGAATAAACAGCCCCATCAAATATTGTTTGGAATAAATGCCTCCTCGTTATTTAGGTAGAATATAAttgattatacatattaccAAATTACATCCTAAAAAATAAACACTACCTTGAATAAACAAAGCGCTTGACCATATCTTTAATCTGTATATAATTCTTTACATTAAACAATGAATACGTACATGTGCAACGTTTCAACTGTTTCTAACAAATCTTTATCTGGCAACTACTAGATGTTAGTGGTTGCAAGGAGTTCTTTAGCTTTACTAGTTGTAGAACAGCTCCCACTATTCGTAACCGTAGTCTGCGATTTGCCGAAGTTTGTAATGTAATCTTGTTAAAGTCTGGTTAAAATTGTAtcttataaaaatgtttaaatttaattcatgAGGACCAAAATCTATACAAAAGATAAACTGTTTGAGAAAGTGATTAAGTGCAGAGGTCATTAttgatttaaacattttcaCTTACAGATTAACataaattttcaacattttccaGCTGTTAGTTCTCTATTTTAATGTGtactttaaatgaaaaaaaaatggtctTTAGAAAGAAGcatataccgtatttatttgaataaacacccCGGTGCGTTTATTGTTCAGGTGGCTTTTTAAACGATGTTATATGGGGTGTTTATTTCAAACGATGTTATATGGGGGCGTTTATTTCAAACGATGTTCTAtgggggcgtttattcaaagcagggtgtttattcaaataaatatggtatagTAATATTACAAGCTGTACtagaaataaaatgatatacTTTTAATATAGACCAAACGggataattatttgttttatggtatatatttgaaattagcccatactgtactacatttttGCAATTAGTACCTTTTTTCTATTGCTGGATAACAGGCTTATTAGATGCTACATAAGACTGATAGATGTTTCATGTTTCTTGGTGTGTActtttgcataatttaaaatgaaattcatCCATCTCTGTTAAATGCAGTTATTTTAAGTAGCAGCTAGTGTTGCTCGTCAGATTGTCTCCTATCAATCTAGCTTTTTATATCCCATTGccttatttttaatgtattttcaGTTTTATTGCATAATTCTGTTTTTAGGCTAATGGCCAGCAATTCTGCATTGTGGAGTAGGACATTAGTGAATGTGTCATGGATgggttggttttttttttttagtcattGTTAATTCATCCTAGACTGTTTCCTCCTGATTCCAATGCAataagtataaaaatatgtatctATGACTATACagaatatttcatttgtatttatagttatttagtTATTTTGAGATACTCACTAACAAAGAAACAATTGTTTTAATCAACAATTCAATACATTGATGTGCAGCAGCATTTCACTTTCTTGTCAGTATTATAATTTACAACTTTGTTTGTTCATACAGCCTTACACATTGGAATGCAATGCatacaaattaaatatgtaTCATTTCTTATTTCTACTTATAGTCTGAAAATTACACACAGAAAATTCAACATATACAATATTTTCTATATTCTTAGTTATTTATTGCACAAACAATATCAGTTACCCataattttaatatcaacaataaataataaatataattctaatgatttttttaaaaaacttgtcAGATTAAAATATAGATTATTTATAGGCAGCTATTTTTAACTGTGAATTTTAAATTGCCATAACAAGTTGTTTTAACTTCAGAGGTTTTTATTAGCATATAATACTCCTGCTGTACAAGATTCTTTTTGTCACTGGAGTTTTACTAATTATATCCTGTACCATGATATAAGGTATAACAATTAATTGCCTATACTTTGTACACTGTTTCCTAATTGATGTATGTTTTAAGAGGAATACgtacaataaaaatatctatCTAGCCTTACAAGTAATAATTACTCTGAAAAGATTAATTTTCTGTGTCAAATTTAATGGCCCATCACTTCAATTTGTTCCTACTGTAAATGGTAGTTTTGCAAATGCACACACAATACTGACGTAGCATTATGATGGGTGACATAAGACTATAGATTGTTGTTTAATCCTAATAGTTTTACTTTCCATTGATTTAAAGTAATGCATAACTGCTGCACATCTCAATgacataaattaatttcttttcttgATATTTATAACCGATGATAATAAGCCAAATCGAACAAAGCATGTGATTTGTATAAGCCTGAACAAGTAATAATTGATAGTTTAGTTTGAGTATCTTTTGAATTAATTTATTAGTATTCATACACATTCACATCCTGGTTTCATCGTTGAACCTACTATCAGTATCagtcaatttaaaatttaaactaaaaaatgaaagaaaaaacacAAAGGTGATTTTAACCTTCAGTCGAACACCAACCCATGAAAAGACACAACCACAATTAGCAGGCTAACAGCATACCTGTACCTTAGGCTTACGACAGTGAATTAGCTAAAcgtcaaatgtattttcaggtttttaaatttttttaaaatgtattctgcTTCTACTAGTAGAAGTATGCCATTCTATCCTTCCTAGTATTTTTATTCCtctatattgtaaataaaaaaaaggcgAGGTCATTCAGGCCATCATAATAGTATcttgataaataaaacaaacctatattaatttgttatcaAAGTAACTTTATATTAACAAAGTAGTAAATGGCAAATATTTTTCTCATATATTCCAATATTACAGTACGGTGTGTCCTTTTAAGAATTAAAATACTTTCAAGTTGAAAtcgatttaaatattttaactttttcttACAGGTTTGAAAAAATGTCTGTGGACTACACGAAACAGAAGTGCCTTGTGTGCGGAGACAAGGCAAGTGGTCTCCACTACACTGTCATCTCCTGTGAAAGTTGCAAGAGTTTTTTTGGCAGGAAGATTAAAAGCAAAGCAAAGTTTACATGTGAAGCTAATGGAAACTGTGTGATGGATTTGTACACACGTCGTCATTGTCCTGCTTgtcgtttaaaaaaatgtcttgaTGTAGGAATGAAACCAGAACGTAAGATTTGTTCTCTGTACTTCTGTTTATTTAAAATCCGTTCTCTTGAATAATAACTGCCTAAAGGcacatctaaaaaaaataataattttatttatcatcatttctttttttcttaacTATTAAAGTAAAACTTTCAGTTCACAATCCAACTATTCTTGCTACAAAATGTTTTTGCCAACTGAGGGTGGTGTTCAGGTGTACTTGTTGAAATTCATATTTCAGAGTTCAATGATTTCTAGTATCACCAAATCCCTTCGGATGTTATTTATAGTGTTCTGGCGTAATTCCCGAACTGACAACCACCAAGCACATTCCATGtcaattaataatgtttatgaaGGTAGTTTAGTTAATTGATTTTCATCAAAagaatattgttattgtataatgataataataataataatgataataacattttcaaaacatttgtatataattcTTTAGGTTAAACCAGTATTGATACGTGTGCGACGTTTCGACTTGTTGACCAGATTTGGAAAGTCGAAACGTTACGCACATATCTACAATATACTGGTTAAATAACGTAAAGAATGAATACAgataataataacattgataattatacagtaatttagaTTATCTTATTTTAGTCTTGCGTTTAACCATTCAATTTCATTGACGGCAAAAGCTACttatttttatgaattaaaTTGCAACAACTATGTTAAAATAGAAAGATCACTACTAGgtaatatttcttttcttgtttAACTTGGTTATTATATGATTGGAAATAAAAACCTTGAACTTTTAAACTGAGTAGTAAGTAGCTGTAGTACTAGTAGAATTCTATTGTTAAATACATGGGACTTCCATGATTGCTTTCACAATCATATGGGCTTGTCAGTTCCTGTATCTTATTATTTAGATTTACTACAACTACCTGGAAATCCTGAATTTATAGAAGCATATATACCTGGAATTTACTCTTATCTCAAAGCATCTGCTGCTTTAATTTTTTTGCAAATCATTTGGTAAAAACTATAACCAGTAAAAGATAGTTGTAGTTACTTTTAATGATCAACACCTACGAATAAAGTAACATTtacatataaataatgtttattgtttaaaggtttacattggtaaatataaatatattttacaatggAAACgaattgaaacatttttttaatatcctGTAGGTGTTTGGGATGAGAAAAGGCTTGAAACTCGTAAGCCTTTagaaagaaagaacaaaaagaaacaaaaccatcaacaacaacagcaacaacaagcACACCAACAGCAGCAACTTCAACAGCAATCTCCACAGCAGACTGTTAGCCCTCAACCATGTCAAGGCCCTGTCAATTCCATACAAACAATGAGAGATGAAAAGTTTCCTAAATTGTTGCCAGACCAAGAAGAACTTATACGCTGCTTAGAAAAGGCTAAAGTTTctgcaaaaacatcaaataaagTTCATCaagtatgtaattatttttgttaggATTATAAAAGATTAAACCATTTTGTTATCGACCACATTTCTGCTAACAGTAAAGTTCTTCCTAAAAACATTTACATCAGTGGGTGGTTGTCAATGAAaacattacccaaaatgcaaatggctcattttaattattaaatttgttttagatttttatatactgtattcgTAATCTATATTTGGAAAGCTTTATTAAATGAgaggttatttatttattggtttattaataTGACGAAAACATTCTAGCTCATGAAATCTTTTTTGGCAGCAGTACCAATTAACAAGACAAGTCATTGGACAAAACTCCTCAATGGTGAATTTGTTGGAAAGATATCACTACAGCATGTggtacataatatttatatacaaaatgttgaAGCATTCATTTCACAAAACTATGTTGTCATATGAAATACACATCAATTATTACTGTTTTTTGCAGCCTAATGGTAGATTTGAtgaaattttggaaaaaatgaaGACGTCATTGGATTTAGGAAGTCAAAACAGCAATGGACTTCAATCACTTTTTGGATCAAAGGGCTTTGCATTAAATGGTTTTAAACCAGATGGTAAAATGAGAATTTCAAATTCTCAAAATTGTCCTTTGAACTTGTCAATGTCTGGAGAAGATGGTATCATGAATGATGTTGATGTTACAAGAATGATGCCATCAGGTTATGTTAATGGACAAAATCATACTGGACTATCTGTAAAACAAGAAGTCATGGGCCATACTGATATTGATTGTGGAATGGGAGGTATGCCAGAGATAGACCCAAACAACCCTCCAGATTCACTTTTGTATAACATGACTCTAATGGGCTGTGTTATTCGTCAAACTGTTGCATTTACAAAAGGAATCCCAATGTTTCGAGAATTAACATATGAGGATCAGGCTGTTTTAATTAAAAACGCAATTCTTGAGGTATTAATATTAAGATGTGCAGAATGTTTTGTTCCTGAAAAGAATGCCGTTATTGACGATATTACTGGTAGTGAGTGGAGCTATGATGCAATGATGTCATCAGGATTTGGAACGTCAGCAGAACCTACACTGAAATTTGTTCAAACTGTGAATGCGATGAATTTGACAAAAGAAGAATATGCATTATTACAAGCCATAACTATAATATCACCTGGTATGTAtagtataatatttttgttctgtttgttttttgggggttttttttggtTGCCCCTAACATATGTGGACTATCTGTGTTGCTCGAGTggctttaaaaataaaacaaaaaaaacaatgataatgtTTTCCCAGTGTCAAAAGTGCCTTTAGTTTACCAATACACAGCAGCTTATAACAAACAGTGAAATGTCAAGAGGATGAATGGTGTTTGATGTTGATATGGTTGTGAGTTATGTGGTTTAATCTTGTCGAAGATGAGCATAACCAAATCGCGATGTAATGCACAATCTTGTGTGAAGATTGAAACGACACAGTGCCATGCATCGTGTGCGTTATAAAGGGGGAAACCTCGGACTGCGCTGAATTTTGTTGGATAATCGTCGCGATATACTGTAACCTCCAAATTACAATGCAATTTCTGGGTACCTATAAGTCCTGATTCCTAAAATGTTCTTACCTCAGCCCTAACCATGGTGGGGTTTGGGTACCTATAAGTCCTGATTCCTAAAATGTTCTTACCTCAGCCCTAACCATGGTGGGGTTTGGGTACCTATAAGTCCTGATTCCTAAAATGTTCTTACCTCAGCCCTAACCATGGTGGGGTTTGGGTACCTATAAGTCCTGATTCCTAAAATGTTCTTACCTCAGCCCTAACCATGGTGGGGTTTGGGTACCTATAAGTCATGATTCCTAAAATGTTCTTACCTCAGCCCTAACCATGGTGGGGTTTGGGTACCTATAAGTCCTGATTCCTAAAATGTTCTTACCTCAGCCCTAACCATGGTGGGGTTTAGTAATCTATTTTATGTTTGCTTTAAGTTCAATACGTTAATTTAGCTGTGTAGTTGTGCCACggtttaacaaaataaaaagtttgcGGAACGCTGGCTCAGTTGGAACTGACCTTAAGTTgcctctttatttttttaataaaacagctgcattttaacttttatctttACAGATCGTCCAGATCTTATGGAGAAAGAGAGAATAGAAGACATTCAGAGGCCAATGGTAATGACGTTGCAGAACTTATGTAAAATTACGCATCCAGATGACAAGCTCCTGTTTGCAAAGTTGATCATGAAATTGACAGATGTTCGAGAAGTGGTTACACGGCACATCAGTGATATTATGCAGATGAAACTTCCAGACAATCAATTTGAACAAATTTTCCCACTCATCAATGAAATATTTAGTCTTTGATCGCTCAAATACATATATTACGCTTTCACTTATCTTTCTTTAAAGTAAAAACCAGatttgtgttttcatttatttatttaggccaAAACAATTTGTTAAGAGTCAACCT
The window above is part of the Antedon mediterranea chromosome 10, ecAntMedi1.1, whole genome shotgun sequence genome. Proteins encoded here:
- the LOC140060489 gene encoding vitamin D3 receptor B-like isoform X1, translating into MRKYLNWLTSHNSESLTMPLSEHSSSTTSSLRSKSPINTAIAPPFKRARFEKMSVDYTKQKCLVCGDKASGLHYTVISCESCKSFFGRKIKSKAKFTCEANGNCVMDLYTRRHCPACRLKKCLDVGMKPERVWDEKRLETRKPLERKNKKKQNHQQQQQQQAHQQQQLQQQSPQQTVSPQPCQGPVNSIQTMRDEKFPKLLPDQEELIRCLEKAKVSAKTSNKVHQPNGRFDEILEKMKTSLDLGSQNSNGLQSLFGSKGFALNGFKPDGKMRISNSQNCPLNLSMSGEDGIMNDVDVTRMMPSGYVNGQNHTGLSVKQEVMGHTDIDCGMGGMPEIDPNNPPDSLLYNMTLMGCVIRQTVAFTKGIPMFRELTYEDQAVLIKNAILEVLILRCAECFVPEKNAVIDDITGSEWSYDAMMSSGFGTSAEPTLKFVQTVNAMNLTKEEYALLQAITIISPDRPDLMEKERIEDIQRPMVMTLQNLCKITHPDDKLLFAKLIMKLTDVREVVTRHISDIMQMKLPDNQFEQIFPLINEIFSL
- the LOC140060489 gene encoding vitamin D3 receptor B-like isoform X2, producing MYNNSMEVFWKKIVENEDLFQGFEKMSVDYTKQKCLVCGDKASGLHYTVISCESCKSFFGRKIKSKAKFTCEANGNCVMDLYTRRHCPACRLKKCLDVGMKPERVWDEKRLETRKPLERKNKKKQNHQQQQQQQAHQQQQLQQQSPQQTVSPQPCQGPVNSIQTMRDEKFPKLLPDQEELIRCLEKAKVSAKTSNKVHQPNGRFDEILEKMKTSLDLGSQNSNGLQSLFGSKGFALNGFKPDGKMRISNSQNCPLNLSMSGEDGIMNDVDVTRMMPSGYVNGQNHTGLSVKQEVMGHTDIDCGMGGMPEIDPNNPPDSLLYNMTLMGCVIRQTVAFTKGIPMFRELTYEDQAVLIKNAILEVLILRCAECFVPEKNAVIDDITGSEWSYDAMMSSGFGTSAEPTLKFVQTVNAMNLTKEEYALLQAITIISPDRPDLMEKERIEDIQRPMVMTLQNLCKITHPDDKLLFAKLIMKLTDVREVVTRHISDIMQMKLPDNQFEQIFPLINEIFSL